A segment of the Cygnus atratus isolate AKBS03 ecotype Queensland, Australia chromosome 28, CAtr_DNAZoo_HiC_assembly, whole genome shotgun sequence genome:
TGGAGCAGCCGGGGGGCCGCGGAGCAAGGCTCGGACGCCCCATTCGCAGGCAGGGTAGGAGCGTGGGATTTGGGGAAACCCTTGGACGATGGGGCCCTGACCTGCTTGGTAGGATGCCCCAGCCGAGAGCCCCGCCGGGGTGTTCCCGGTGCCGTGAAGCAAGAGGAAGGCCGGCCGGTAATTCCTGCCCTTGCGCCGCTGCTGTGCGCCTGCTCGCCTGCCGCTCCCAGCCCCATTCCTCCCTAATGAGCCCTGGGAACCGGGCGCCGCGGTCCGGGTGCTGCGGGGCCCCGGCGCCATAATTGCCGCCCCATCCCACGCGCGGGGGTGGCTGCCCTGGGGGGGCAGGTGGGGCAGGTGCTGCCTTTTTGGGGTGATGCAGGGAACTGGGCACCCGGCTTTGTGCCATCCCGTGGGTTCCCCTCTCATCGTGCGCCCTGATAGTACCGTGAGGCTTGCGGGTGGCCTGGTGCCCCCCGTCCTTGACAGCCTCCCCCCAACCCTGGTCCCCGCAGGTGACTGCGGGCAGCGATGGCAGACTGCACAGAGCTGGAATGGGCCATCCAGGTGCTGGTGAACAACTTCGACAAGTACTCgagccgctgctgctgccggaaGCCGCGGCGCATCAGCAAGAAGGATTTCCGCAAGATGCTGAGCTGTGAGCTCAACCACATGCTGACGGTGAGGCCGGGCTGTGTGGGGACACGTGGGGGCCAGCTCCTGCCACACATCTGGGGTCCCCCCCACTTTGCACCCACCTTCGCCAGCACCAGCATCTCTGCTCTCTCCCACAGGACACCGGGAACAGGCGAGCGGCTGACAAGCTCATCTGTGACCTGGATGAGAACAAAGATGGGCGCATCAGCTTCGAGGAGTACTGGACCTTGATAGGTGGCATCGCCAGCCCCATCGCCCACATCATCCgtcagcaggagcagagcgTCAAGCACACCAAGTAGCGGGCTGCCCTCGCCGCCCGGACCCctgggctcagcccctgctTCTCCGCGGCTCCCCGCTTCTCTCCCGCTGCCAAGCCCCTGCTTGTCCCGGAGCATCCCAGCCTCCTGCGGCTTTGCctgggcaggcagagcctgTGTGATGGAGTGAAGGGGTGTGAGGCTGGCACGGGGGGCTCCTCCTCgccccatccctgccctctTCCCCCCCCTCGGAGTGTCCCATCCTTGCTGGGATGCTGGGTGAGAAGCACAGGGAAAGGCTTCCCCGCATCTAGGACAGGAATGCTGTCTGTtctcagccctgctgggagaAACCCCATCGCAACCGGCAGCCCCTCTTCCCTCGGAGCCCCCTCTCCCCGTCACCGTGTCGGGGTCTCCCTGGGGAACGGGATTGCCCCTGCCTTTCCCCCCGCCccagctggtgaagggtctacCCTGCCTGCTCCTTCGGGCTCGGTGCGCCTGGGCAAGGCCGTGCGGTTATTTATTGCAGCAATAAAGTTTGGAGGAGCAGCGGGGTCACGCTGAGGCTGGCCTTGTGGGGATgggttggggggtggggggacgGAGGGTGGGGTCTGCCCTGCTCCTTGTCACCCAATAATACCCAATTTGGCTCGCCCGGTGCCTGGGGCTGAGCGCACCACCGCGAGGTGTCAGCAGACACCGCAACACCCCGGCACCCCCGGCGTGTCCGTCGGGTGCTGCCACCGTGCGTCCCCATGCGGGTCCCCGAGCAGCCTCGGATCACAGCACCCCCAAATGTGCACCCCAAGGCCACGGCCACCCGGGGACTCCCAGTCCCGCGCTGCGTCTGGGTGCAGCGCACCCCCcgctggggacggggacgggctCGGTGGCGCTGCGCACACAGGGCCATCCGTGCTGACATCGCTCTGTGACGCCCACAGCGCTGGCGAGGAGCCCGAGCCCTGTGCCTGCTGGGGATTTTCCACCGGGAGGGGATTTGGCTGCAGGGCTGCGAGTGTGGAGGTGGCCTCTGAGCTCCCCTGGgggtgtccccacgtcccccccgGGTCCTACAGCATGTGGGGTGGCAGCGCCTCAGAGCCAGGACCCCCGTTCCCatccagccccctgctcccctgggcaTCGCCAgttcccacctcctccctgtccccccacAATGCAGCTCCCCCCCCCGCTTGCCACACGGGACTGGGGTCCCGGGGGGGTGGGTTTGGGGTACTCCGTGGGAGCCGTTGCCAtcgggcagggccggggctgaGTCACGGTGCAGGAATCCTGCTGGGGCGAGGGCAGGGCCATGACTCACTGTGCTGGttgcggggctgggctgggagccgTGCCCGGCTGCCTGCACGGGATCCCAGCGCCACAGCGGGGTGGGGGGCATCCAGCCCCCGACAACCCCGTTCCGGAGGCAGACAGGCTGCGGTGCGTAGTTAGGGATGTCCCCCCAGCTTCATGGATGCTTCCCTGCGTGGGCAGGGGTGCTTTGCGCACGACAGCTGCACCCCGGGGTGCTCCTCCTGGAAAGCCCCGGGTGCTTTGCGTGGCACCATACGGCAGGCGGGGAGAGGAACGATGAGGACGGGGCTGCCAGGCTCCGCAGCTGGTCCCCATTTAGGGGCCACACTcccgtccccatgtccccagcagCATCAGCTGCGGGCAGCCTGAGCCTGTTGCTCCCCCAGCTTTGGGGTTCCCCAGCGTCGAggcacccatgggtggcagGAGGGTCCTGGGGGGGTGAAGCTGACCCTGAgcacacacacccacacccacCAGGAACTcctcagctccagctctgccagccccggGCACTGGGTGCGTGCCCCAGGCCACCGCCGGGCGAGGTGCCAGCGCAGGTGGCTGCGGTTCTCGTCCCTCCTTTGGAAATCAGGGCTTGGCTGGATCCGTCCTCCTGCCCCCGGGTGGCCAGGGCCTGTCCCCAGCATGTTTTGGGGTCTGTGGGACCCACCCTGTTTCCCTCAGGGACAAGCACTGCCAGGCTGTCACAAAGGTTGGCACAGCCCTAAAGGTTTGCAAGACTCCAGAAAAAGCCCCAAATGTGTGTTCCCTGCAGTCCTCTCCAGCCACCAAATCTCTGGGAGGAGGAAGACTTCCAGAGCTCAGCAGAAGGCATCCAGGAGGACCCCAGAAGGCAAAAAGCCCCCCAGAAGGACTAcaatggaggaggaggatggctGGGGGCATCCTAGGGCTGTCCCCTCCTAAGTCCCCACCcctggtggcagggctgggagaaaaGCCCAGGCTGTGGGGACACCACCGGTGACATCTCCTGgccagcacccagagcagggaAAAGCCTCCCCTTCCCCGTGCCAAGAGCCGTatgggctgcaggagctctgcacAGCCCCCCGAGCAGACCACCGCCGCTGTAACCTTGCGCAAGCACTCGGGGCAGGGGGGTGACAAGTGCCAgctgagctggaggagctgcccaGCTCCATGAGGTGGGCGCAGGGATGATGGGGCtgagccccaccagcaccctcaCATCTTTCCCCACTTCCCAGAGAGATgtgaggctggggctgggctcgcTGCCCCCCAAAATGGGCTCCCCATCTGCCCAGGCCACCCGGCTGCGGTGATGCCCACCTGTGCGGCGCCGTCCCTGACCCTGCTGTCCTCCCCGCACGCTGATGGAGGACCTGGAGGGTGAGGAGGACAACGCGGTGGACTTCAGGCGGTCCTCTGGTTTCTTGGGCTGTCTCAGCGTGCTCTGCAGTGACATCTGGGCTGATGCTTCCTGCCCCGCTGAGCCTCAGCCTGTGGTATGGATAAAACCGCTGCCGCCTCCCTAGTCCCCAGTTCATTTGTGCTGGTTTGTGCTGGGGAGACTGGGGCCACTGAGCAAGTGCCCAGAGAGCTGGTGGCAGCGGTGGCTTAGTGGGGACATGGGCTGGCACCCCACTTCTTGTGCTGACCCTGTGGGGTGCCCATCCCTCCGCTTGCTCCTtggcccccagcagcaccccctaAGCACCTCTCACTAATGGCATCACGCGGTTCGTTAGGCAAAAATGAGGTGTGGGTGAAACCTCTGGCTGGGAAAGCCCCGAGGcgaggggctgtgctgggcagagcccTCCAGATGGGCTATAAACACCTGGCATGTGGTggctgcagcaccccagcagCTAGAGCACCCCGGCGACTACAGCACTGACCCCGGTGAGCCCCGTTGTGCCCCAAATTTGCCCTCCCGATTAAATTCACCCAGCGGTTGCTGCACCCCAAAACGGTCCCCTGAGAGGTGCCAGCATCCCAGGTGGATTCGGACAGGGTGGGTGGGGGTCGGGTCCTCATCACCCCCTGACGCTGTccccggggctgtccccacgCAGGAGGCTGGAGATGGCGTGTCCCCTGGAGCAGGCGCTGGCTGTGATGGTCACCACCTTCCACAAGTACTCGGGGAAGGAGGGCGACAAGTACAAGCTGAGCAAGGCCgagctgaaggagctgctcAACAGGGAGCTGCCCAGCTTCGGAAGCGTAAGTGGTCTTGGGGACACGGCACTGCCCAGCCCTATGGTGCCCGGGCATTGTACCAGCCCCGGGGCTTCCCATGGAGCACGGGGCAGGCCTAGGTGGTCTCTGAGTTCCCCCAAAGCCCACCCCATGGATGCAGCCCCATGCTCCAGGGacctgggctggagcaggctcAGAGCAAGGGGAAACTTGGCCTTGCTTACACccactgaatattttcattggCAAAGTTGTGCTCCGATTTcaatgtttttctcccttttttttttttttttttaaatttttattttccacttcccTTTCTGGCCTGTGGTTTAAATTGGAGGGGGGTGGAGGCACCGCTTATTAACAAAGCTTCTCAGCGAGGCAGAGGCGGATTTGCTGCACACCTCGGGTCCCAGGGGAGCCACCTGCACCTCTGCGTGCCACCTCCTTCTGACAACAAAGAGAAAACCCTCCTGCAAACAGCCGGGAGGAAACTAGAGTCTTTTgcatccttccttccccacctgtacgcCCCAGACCCGCtcacccccccccacacacacacactttctcCCCCTTCACAGAAGCAAATGGACGAAGGGGAGTTCAGGAGGCTTGTCAACGACCTGGACCACGACAAGGACAGCGAGGTGGACTTCAAGGAGTTCGCCTGCTTCCTGGCCTGTGTGGCCATGGGCTTCAATGAGTTCTTCAAGGACGCCAAGCAGCCCCGCAAGAAGTGACCCTGGTGCCGCTGATGGtggttttttaataaaagcctCCCCAAAGCCTCAGCAGGGCTGTGCGTTGCGGGTGACTCATGCCTTCCCCCAGCCCGTCCTTCCCTCCGTGGGATTTTCCATggtgcagctcagccccaggagGCCTTTTTGGAAAAGTCTGAGCAAAACAGCTCCAAACCGCCTCCAGGTGAGGCGCTGAGATATCCCCCCCCCAATTGTCCCTGCTGTCCCAGGGGAGAGGTTTGGTGCACATTTGGCCCCAAACAGGAGCTTCCTGAGCCGTGCAGGGCTCGTGGTCTGGCACGAGCTGCCCTGGGCAATGCAGATTTGGGGGGAGAGAAAGCTGGAGTGGAGGAACTGGGCAGGAACACACAAGGTCCGTGCCAGGAACAAAGCCCAGAGCAGGCCCTGGTGCCTGTGCAGGTGGAGATGAACCACggctgggtggctgcaggagccccctGGGACAAGGACGAGCCCACCCTGGGGGGCGGCATTGCAGGGGGTGGGCCTGAGCCACTCACTTTGCTGCAGGGTTGTGGACAAGCGGCAGCACCCTGGGCATGCCAGGCTGCGATACCGGGcgggcaggatggggctggatggggctggccCCCCCGCAGGCATGGCAAGTCCAGGCTGGTTTGCAGGAAGCATCGCAGCTGCTTCCAGccatccccagcaccccaaaaccctgcAGAAAGCACCCTGGGTCCAAAAATCCATTGCAAAGCATTGCATGGAAGAGCATGGCCCTTTCACAGCCTCTCACTAAGCCCCCAAATCCTTCCTGAGCCCCCAAATCATTGAACCCCCCTGCCTCATTCCTCACCAAGTCCCCCAAAACCTTACCAAACCCACCAGCAGGTTCAGCCTTTGCTCATCCCCTTCCCAGGGTCTTTATAACAAGCCCCCAGCGGCTTCCGCCCCCTCTGAGTAATCTGCACCAGTTTGCACCTGCTCCTTAATGGGGAGATGAGGTTCAGGCTTGGGGGTTTCTTTTCCCAAAATGGTTTTTTGAGGAAGCGCCCGACCCCAGGAGATGCTGTGTGGCGTTGGCCAAGGTTTTGTGTCCCAGGGTCTCGTACCCTGGTTTTCTCACTCCGGTCCCTGCAGTGCCAGGTGCCACCGTCCCCAGTGTGGTGCCGGGGACCCTAGGGGTGGTGTCAGCCCTCCTGTGTCTCAGCGGGGGGCCGGCTCAtcccagggctgggctgtgcaACCCACAGGCTCCTGGCTGTCCCCGTGGCTCCTCGGCACGTGCACGGGACACGCAGGCACCGAAATAGCGCTCCGTTACACAATGGGGCGGCGTGCTGCGCTGGCCTCACCACTAGGAAACAGAAATCACTTGCAGATGACTTGagttgaaaacagaaaaaaaaaaaaaaaaaaaaaggaaaaaaagaaaagccaagccCAAAGCCTCGGACAAACCCTGCTTGGTCTCGTGCAGCTCCGGACACCCCTGGGATACTGCCAAACCCTTTGTGCACGGCTTCTCATCCCCCACCAGCCTGCGACTTTGTCCAGGTTGTCCCAATCCATCCTCAGGGgcacattttcctctttctaacCCAAACCAGCCCCTTGGCGGATCACAGGGAggagggttttggggggggccggggctgcccctggggtttcctctcctcctcctgcagccaacGTGCGGCCAGGCGCCGCAGCAGCATTGGTGCCTGCTCATCCGCACGGCGAGGGGGGGGCCAGGCGGGGCTATAAATGCGGTGCCTTCCCGCCGCCTCGCTCCCACCCTGCCCCTCCTCGGCTGCTTTGCGTTCAAGCTCTTGgtgagttgttttttcctgCGATGCTCCGGCCTCCCTCACCCTGCCGTCCCTCCAGATGTTGCCTTCCAGATGCGTCTCCCTCGACCCCCCAACGCTGACCCCCCCGGCTGAGCTCAGGGGCCACGTTTCCCCTCCGAAAGCTGCTGCCCACACCCCCGGCGTTGCTTTCTTCCCCTCGGGCATGGCTTTTTGCGGGGTTGCTCAGCACCGGTCCCAGGCGGCAACGCCCAGCCCAGCCGTTAGCGGGCAGGTGAAATTCGGGAGGAAATGGTGATGCACAGGGCGTGCCTGGGGACACCGCGCTCTGtcctcacctgctcctgcaaTCGGTGCCTCCAGGCTTGTTGGTGTCCCCCATGGCATGTCCCTTGGAGCAGGCGCTGGCCGTGATGGTCACCACCTTCCACAAGTACTCGGGGAAGGAGGGCGACAAGTACAAGCTGAGCAAGGCCgagctgaaggagctgctcACCAAGGAGCTGCCCAGCTTCATCAGTGTAAGTGCGGGGCTGCTGCACCAGGGCCGGGGGTGCCACGTCCTGGAGACCCTGGGGATGTGTCCCTTGATGCAAAAACCTCATTTTGACCCCTCTTCCCACCGGGCAGAAACAAACAGACGAGGCTGGCTTCCAGAAGCTGATGAGCAACCTGGACAGCAACAGGGACAACGAGGTGGACTTCCACGAGTACGCCACCTTCCTGGCCTGCGTGGCCATGATGTGCAACGAGTTCTTCCAGGGCTACCCCGACAAGGTGCCACGCAAGAAGTGAGCACGGGGACCCCGGCTGGGGCCGCAGCGCGCCCCCCTGCACCCTCTgaccccccccagcaccctcccgcCACGGTCCCGATGCTCTTtcaataaaaattgctttaaaccAAGCCCTCCGTGTGTTTGGCAAGGGGGGGGGTCTTGCTCTTGGGGCAGCGCACAGTCGTGCGCAGAAAGCCCCTGTTGCACGTTGCGGGCGTTGGACGATGCCCTGGAGCAAGGAGCGCTTTGGAGGTGGATTTTGGCATGGGATTTTCGGCAGCGTGGGCACTCCATTCCTGCGAGCCCTCGCACACTGCCTGCGGGCGCGTCCCTGTGAGtcagcaccctgccctgctgcgCCGCTGTTTGCCCCTTTCGTTGCTTCGGGCAGGGCTCAGCGAGAGCTTTTGCAGGGATTAACGCCTCCGACCGCACCGTGATAACGGGGATGGGCGGACAAATTTTGGCCAAAATTGTTCAGCACTCACTGACCCAGTGGCAATGAGTGCAGCCCCGCTGTGCGAGGCACTCCGCGACCTGGCTGATGCCAAAGGGACCTGGTGGGGATGTTCACTGGGGTGACCCATGGGGGGGTCAGGGtctgtccccccaccccactgctCTGGGGGGCACCCAGGACCCTCATCCCCTCCCCAAGTGAACCCTTGGGGAGTGGGGTTTCGGTCGTCTTCCCACTTGGGGTGGGGTTACGGCGTGTAGAGGAGTGGCTTCACCCATGCACCcagccaccccctgccccccccggcATGGGAGGACTCAGCCCATGGCTATAAATGCGAGGAGGAGCTGTGCAGCCAcagccctccctccccgctccgAGATCCTGTCCTGCTCAAGCCGGTAAGTCTCCATTTCCTCCCTCCCATCCTCTTTTCCCCCCCTCATCAGACATCTGCGGCTGCCCCAGGGATGCGCGCTGGACTCCAGATGTGCAGCTTGCCCCATCCAGATGTggacccccctcccccccccttctgGAAGCCAGACCTTGGGCGGGCAACTTCGCTCTGGCAAGGCAGCGGTGCCACGAAGGCTTCTCCCCATCCAGCCCTAACTTCATTCCCTGCTTTCGCCCCCCTTGGtcccccccagctgctccccatgGGCCCAGCCTGCGTGCGGAGGCGGCCAGGAGCTGCGCCCCGTGAGTCACCGCAGCCACCAGCCTTGGCTTACGCAACGGCCCGGgatgggggggacatggggcagccccctgcccgccctgGGATGGAGGGGACATGaggcagccccctgcctgccctgggattttgggggacacggggcagccccctgcctgctCAGGGACAGACCCCAGGGCTGTCCTGAGATGGGGCCGTGGGGGCTTTGCCCCCAGCCCGGCTGGCAGAGGAGTGATGGGAGGGCTCTGGGGTATCCCTGGGGGGGCTGTGCTTGGAGGCTCCCCAAGGTGGGGAGCTGCCCGCTGAGCTCCCCCCGtccccacagctcagcccaCAGCCATGGCAGCCCCCCTGGACCAAGCCATCGGGCTCCTCGTGGCCACATTCCACAAGTACTCGGGGAAGGAGGGTGACAAGAACACCCTGAGCAAGGGCGAGCTGAAGGAGCTGATCCAGAAGGAGCTGACCATCGGGCCGGTGAGTGCgacccccccccctctccttctcctcacaAGCCAAGGGCGTCACCTGCCAGTGCAGCCCGGGGGGACCTAGGTGCAGGGACACCCCCAGGAaaggggcaggggacaggcgCAGCGGGAGGTGACACGGGGAATAACGTCACCCGGGGGAGTTGTggcacagccctgtccccacacCTACTTTTATGGCACCTGGTGTGAATGCTGGTGCTTTGCCATGGGGGGGGATATAACTGGGGACACACGTGTGGCCGGGTCCTGcggtgcccccccagccctgctctgggaaAGCAAAGGGCAATGTGCTCCCCCCACGGCGCCCCGGCTGGTAACGGCTCTGTGCTTTTCGGGGCTGCAGAAAC
Coding sequences within it:
- the LOC118258534 gene encoding protein S100-A4-like — protein: MACPLEQALAVMVTTFHKYSGKEGDKYKLSKAELKELLTKELPSFISKQTDEAGFQKLMSNLDSNRDNEVDFHEYATFLACVAMMCNEFFQGYPDKVPRKK
- the LOC118258537 gene encoding protein S100-A4-like encodes the protein MACPLEQALAVMVTTFHKYSGKEGDKYKLSKAELKELLNRELPSFGSKQMDEGEFRRLVNDLDHDKDSEVDFKEFACFLACVAMGFNEFFKDAKQPRKK
- the LOC118258526 gene encoding protein S100-A6, whose protein sequence is MRGGAVQPQPSLPAPRSCPAQAAQPTAMAAPLDQAIGLLVATFHKYSGKEGDKNTLSKGELKELIQKELTIGPKLKDAEIAGLMDDLDRNKDQEVNFQEYVTFLGALAMIYNDALLQYK
- the S100A16 gene encoding protein S100-A16 — its product is MADCTELEWAIQVLVNNFDKYSSRCCCRKPRRISKKDFRKMLSCELNHMLTDTGNRRAADKLICDLDENKDGRISFEEYWTLIGGIASPIAHIIRQQEQSVKHTK